A genomic segment from candidate division KSB1 bacterium encodes:
- a CDS encoding addiction module protein — MRRITATDALHLSIPERIQLVEDIWDSIAAEVESVELAEEEKEVINQRLEAYHQNPNSGSPWKDVYNRIVDKK; from the coding sequence ATGAGAAGAATTACTGCAACAGATGCACTTCACTTGTCAATACCAGAACGAATTCAGTTAGTCGAAGATATCTGGGACAGCATAGCTGCTGAGGTAGAATCTGTAGAGTTAGCCGAAGAAGAAAAGGAAGTTATTAACCAAAGATTGGAAGCTTATCACCAGAATCCTAACAGTGGATCTCCATGGAAGGATGTCTATAACCGAATTGTAGACAAAAAATGA
- the mce gene encoding methylmalonyl-CoA epimerase: MIKKIDHIAIAVHDLDSSLKFYTDVLGLQNAGIEEIADQKVRLAMLPIGDTHIELLEPTTEDSPIAKFLEKKGEGMHHIAFRVENLAGELIRMEEMGVELIDKTVKTGAGGNQVAFLHPKSTFGVLMELSE; encoded by the coding sequence ATGATTAAAAAAATTGACCACATAGCAATAGCCGTTCACGATTTGGATTCCAGCCTGAAATTTTACACAGATGTTCTCGGACTACAAAATGCCGGAATTGAAGAAATCGCAGATCAAAAAGTACGGCTGGCCATGCTTCCGATTGGCGACACCCATATCGAATTGCTGGAACCCACAACTGAAGATAGCCCCATTGCGAAATTTCTCGAAAAAAAAGGCGAAGGCATGCACCATATTGCATTTCGTGTAGAGAACCTTGCTGGCGAGTTGATCAGGATGGAAGAAATGGGCGTCGAGCTTATTGACAAAACAGTTAAAACAGGAGCCGGTGGAAACCAGGTTGCATTTCTGCATCCGAAATCGACTTTTGGTGTATTAATGGAGCTTAGTGAATAA
- a CDS encoding aldo/keto reductase: MNYRSLGRTKLQISEIGFGAWGIGKTLWKGAEDPESLRALHTAIDLGLNFIDTALVYGNGHSEQLISKILKERSERIYVASKVPPKNFKWPAQPGISIDQVFPPDHVTICAEKSLKNLDVDCIDLLQLHVWNDEWLSEPDWVAPIDQLKQDGKIQYFGISINDHQPENAVRLIESGLVDSVQVIFNIFDQSPAARLFPACVEHNIGVIVRVSLDEGGLTGKIDRNTTFPSGDFRNSYFAGDRKLQVEERTKKLENFLGPETETLPELALKFCLGFDAVSTIIPGMRTVSHAQSNCSISEKNKLSSETIKRLAEHAWQRNFYLD, translated from the coding sequence GTGAATTATCGATCCTTAGGAAGAACTAAACTTCAAATATCGGAAATCGGTTTCGGCGCCTGGGGAATTGGCAAGACATTATGGAAGGGCGCCGAAGACCCCGAATCCCTGCGGGCTTTACACACGGCCATCGATCTTGGTTTGAATTTTATTGACACGGCCCTGGTTTATGGTAACGGCCACAGCGAACAATTGATTTCCAAAATTTTAAAAGAAAGATCCGAGCGCATTTATGTGGCAAGCAAAGTTCCACCAAAAAATTTCAAATGGCCGGCCCAACCCGGTATTTCTATAGACCAGGTATTCCCACCGGATCATGTGACGATTTGTGCTGAAAAATCACTGAAGAACCTGGATGTCGATTGCATTGATTTGCTGCAATTGCACGTGTGGAATGATGAGTGGTTATCTGAACCTGATTGGGTTGCCCCAATCGATCAATTGAAGCAAGATGGAAAGATTCAATACTTTGGCATTTCCATCAACGATCACCAGCCGGAAAATGCCGTCCGCTTAATTGAATCAGGATTGGTAGACAGCGTACAGGTTATTTTCAATATTTTCGATCAATCACCAGCGGCCAGGTTGTTTCCGGCTTGTGTGGAGCATAATATCGGTGTCATCGTTCGTGTTTCCCTGGATGAAGGCGGACTGACCGGCAAAATCGATCGCAATACGACATTCCCTTCGGGTGATTTCCGCAATTCCTATTTTGCCGGTGATCGTAAACTTCAGGTTGAAGAACGCACTAAAAAGCTGGAGAACTTTCTTGGCCCGGAAACAGAAACTTTGCCAGAACTGGCGTTGAAATTCTGCCTGGGATTTGACGCCGTTTCGACAATCATCCCGGGCATGCGAACCGTAAGCCATGCCCAGTCAAATTGCTCAATTTCAGAAAAGAATAAATTGTCTTCCGAAACGATCAAACGACTGGCCGAGCATGCCTGGCAGCGAAATTTTTATCTGGATTAA
- a CDS encoding TldD/PmbA family protein, with amino-acid sequence MRFSYKWPGRYLIFVALIILSGTPALLNAQNPLLDLLVEELDREKTELQKQEVPPYFISYSVSDVHRTSVTASFGSLTRSNSSDRRLLSVNVRIGDYQLDNTHEIRGDPFSQIMFRIGGLKRIAQEDNPDAIRSALWQETNKQYREAVERYTKVKANVAVKVAEEDTSADFSMEPEPTVYYEPPVNVAEMLGSRTKWESKVKKYTEPFLENAAIYGGTATFSFTIERKNLVTTEGTRLSQNLIYSRLFVTGFIKSEDGMELPLYRSYFAFEPSDLPSDEEILADVKVMIEKLEELRDAPVVDPYTGPAILLGRPAGVFFHEIFGHRIEGHRQKSEKEGQTFKKKIGEQILPEHLQIVFDPTRKEFKGHQMVGFYKYDDEGVKARPVKVVDSGVFESFLMSRSPIENFTRSNGHGRAQAGFRPVARQSNLLVESKSPVSEQKLRQKLIEECKKQGKTFGLLFKDIQGGFTITGRTIPNAFNVLPTEVYRIYADGRPDELVRGVDLVGTPLVILSMVSEIGDQYDIFNGMCRAESGSVPVSAVSPALLLTQIEVQKKSKSQERQPILPRPDADRSM; translated from the coding sequence ATGCGCTTCTCTTATAAATGGCCAGGACGCTATCTTATTTTTGTAGCCCTTATTATCCTATCAGGCACGCCAGCTCTTTTAAATGCACAGAACCCCCTTCTTGATTTGCTGGTGGAAGAGCTGGATCGTGAAAAGACGGAACTGCAAAAGCAGGAAGTCCCACCCTATTTCATTAGTTACTCGGTGAGCGATGTACATAGGACTTCGGTGACCGCATCATTCGGATCGCTAACGCGTTCGAATAGCTCCGATAGACGGCTGCTTTCCGTAAATGTGCGGATTGGCGATTATCAGTTAGACAATACCCACGAGATTCGGGGCGACCCTTTTAGTCAGATTATGTTTCGCATCGGCGGCTTGAAGCGCATTGCCCAAGAGGACAACCCGGATGCGATTCGGTCAGCTTTATGGCAGGAGACCAACAAGCAATACCGAGAGGCGGTTGAGCGCTATACAAAAGTAAAAGCAAATGTGGCGGTTAAGGTCGCTGAAGAAGATACATCCGCTGATTTTTCTATGGAGCCTGAGCCAACAGTTTATTACGAACCACCTGTTAATGTAGCTGAGATGCTTGGCAGCCGCACAAAGTGGGAATCGAAGGTCAAAAAATACACGGAGCCGTTCCTGGAGAACGCGGCGATCTATGGTGGAACAGCGACATTTAGCTTCACCATAGAGCGCAAAAATTTGGTTACGACCGAAGGGACAAGGCTTTCGCAGAACTTGATCTATTCCAGGCTTTTTGTCACGGGCTTTATTAAATCCGAAGATGGCATGGAACTACCGCTTTACCGCAGTTATTTTGCCTTCGAGCCAAGTGACCTGCCCAGCGACGAGGAGATTCTCGCCGACGTCAAAGTGATGATCGAAAAACTGGAAGAATTGCGTGATGCGCCGGTAGTCGATCCGTACACCGGGCCTGCAATTTTGCTGGGGCGCCCCGCCGGGGTCTTTTTCCACGAAATCTTCGGACATCGGATTGAAGGCCACCGCCAAAAGAGTGAAAAAGAGGGCCAAACCTTTAAAAAGAAAATCGGCGAACAGATCCTTCCCGAACATTTGCAGATCGTGTTCGACCCGACCCGCAAAGAATTCAAGGGACACCAAATGGTTGGTTTTTACAAATATGATGATGAAGGCGTCAAGGCTCGTCCCGTCAAGGTCGTTGATTCGGGTGTGTTTGAGAGCTTTCTCATGTCCCGCTCTCCAATCGAAAATTTTACTCGCTCCAACGGTCACGGCCGCGCCCAGGCTGGATTTCGGCCGGTCGCCCGTCAATCCAACCTGCTGGTCGAGTCCAAGTCACCAGTCTCCGAACAGAAGCTCCGCCAAAAGCTAATCGAAGAATGCAAGAAGCAGGGCAAGACGTTCGGCTTGTTGTTTAAAGACATCCAGGGCGGATTCACAATTACCGGCCGGACCATTCCAAATGCGTTTAACGTCTTGCCCACCGAAGTTTATCGCATCTATGCCGATGGCAGGCCAGATGAGCTGGTCCGCGGTGTCGATCTGGTTGGAACGCCCTTGGTGATCCTTTCTATGGTTTCTGAGATCGGCGATCAATATGATATCTTCAACGGTATGTGTAGGGCCGAGTCCGGCAGTGTGCCGGTTTCGGCAGTCTCCCCGGCATTGCTGTTAACGCAGATCGAAGTACAGAAGAAAAGCAAGTCGCAAGAGCGTCAGCCGATTCTACCGAGGCCGGATGCCGACCGCTCGATGTAG
- a CDS encoding helix-turn-helix domain-containing protein has protein sequence MRESVREAIGETIQDLILSGAKTSFSEKELKKLGIIIPEVEINAMDIQKIRGTTKLSQSVFAKLLNVSPSSVRQWEQGKRKPSGSTKVLLELLRLQPSILNYRIKATSPSK, from the coding sequence ATGAGAGAAAGCGTAAGAGAAGCAATCGGGGAAACGATTCAAGATCTCATACTAAGTGGGGCAAAGACATCATTTTCTGAGAAAGAATTGAAGAAATTAGGAATCATTATTCCTGAAGTAGAAATCAATGCCATGGATATTCAAAAGATAAGAGGGACAACGAAATTAAGTCAAAGTGTGTTTGCAAAATTACTCAATGTAAGTCCGTCTTCTGTACGGCAATGGGAGCAGGGGAAAAGAAAGCCATCTGGCTCAACAAAGGTATTATTGGAACTACTTCGTTTACAACCATCAATTCTTAACTACCGAATTAAAGCCACGAGCCCAAGTAAATAA
- a CDS encoding type II toxin-antitoxin system RelE/ParE family toxin — MLLLKTRWFNKWAKKNSISNDILLRTIESLSKNLNVINLGAGLHKIRTPGIGKGKSGGYRTIVVYKEKEKAIFVYGFSKAEKDNLDKEELRHFKKLAKDLLQISVNEYSRQIELGNFIILE; from the coding sequence ATGTTATTACTTAAAACAAGATGGTTTAACAAATGGGCAAAAAAGAATTCCATATCCAATGATATTTTGCTTAGAACTATTGAATCATTATCTAAAAATCTTAATGTCATTAATTTAGGAGCAGGACTACATAAGATCCGCACTCCTGGAATTGGAAAAGGAAAAAGCGGTGGGTATAGAACAATTGTCGTGTATAAAGAAAAGGAAAAAGCAATTTTCGTATATGGATTTTCCAAAGCTGAAAAAGATAATTTAGATAAAGAGGAATTGAGGCATTTCAAAAAATTAGCTAAAGACTTATTGCAGATAAGTGTTAATGAATATTCAAGGCAAATAGAATTAGGTAATTTTATTATTTTGGAGTAA
- a CDS encoding GH3 auxin-responsive promoter family protein, whose product MPTLTIKNALTWTAYPVVMLVCIGLFMTFRGLGFALLAYTYIPVIVGAASITFLELYNPHIKSWIANKNDVGNDMLFMVTVQMILPKLLAFLVAISIIKIIAYYSLGLTGFWPHAWPIGVQAVLMVLIADFFRYWLHKFSHENNTLWRLHAVHHSPKKLYWLNVGRFHPIEKSLQFLADALPFIVLGVREEVVALYFVFYAVNGFFQHCNIELRFGFLNYIISSAELHRWHHSRLIEESNANYGNNIIIWDILFGTYFFPRDRLVGELGLFNKDYPLDFKSQLRTPFAGNIDSQALPLLKYRDIAMNGLLKLRMIHIRFRYYAPYVRSAREPWKVQENLLHKILQQNRNTRFGKEHSFEKIKNYAQFKEFVPVHDYEQLRPYFEEQEKTGESVIHADMPIMYNETSGTTGKPKYIPVMEETISNLRKSQRIFSYVQYRIKPEAFYGKLLGIVSPANEGTRESGIPFGSASGLIYKTMPKIIRGKYVLPAEVFEIKDYDTKYYTIMRLALAQKDITYLASANPSTFHRLLEVMNEQQDLLLQDIKSGTIAFLDKMAPAIASKLKQSVKPNPKRAAELAEIFSSIESVGFSQVWPYLKIVTTWTGGSCGIALSSLLPKFPRDAEVVELGYMSSEFRGTITIDLATNAGLPTIRENFFEFVEKEKWEQNDKVFLTIEQLEHDQEYYLVVTTKAGLYRYDMNDIVTVTGKFQNTPTLKFVQKGKGVTNITGEKLYESQVILAMQKAEQTFGCHFRFYQMLANQVSSGYELYFELGDKTAIDDNKISAYLDEQLGLLNLEYQVKRESNRLKPINVFSLRQGTFERFKTACLQGGQREGQFKTIVLQYKKDILFDFHAHIME is encoded by the coding sequence ATGCCTACTTTAACAATCAAAAATGCCTTGACATGGACCGCTTATCCGGTGGTCATGCTTGTTTGTATCGGCCTGTTTATGACCTTCAGAGGCCTGGGATTTGCTTTACTTGCCTATACTTACATACCGGTTATCGTTGGTGCAGCATCGATTACTTTCCTGGAACTTTATAACCCGCATATCAAAAGTTGGATAGCCAATAAGAACGATGTTGGCAACGATATGTTATTTATGGTAACCGTGCAGATGATTCTGCCGAAGTTACTGGCTTTTCTGGTTGCCATTTCTATCATAAAAATAATAGCTTACTATAGTTTAGGATTGACTGGATTCTGGCCCCATGCCTGGCCAATTGGCGTACAAGCAGTTCTCATGGTATTAATTGCTGATTTTTTTCGCTATTGGCTGCACAAGTTTTCGCATGAAAATAATACCTTATGGAGACTTCACGCGGTTCACCATTCGCCCAAGAAACTTTACTGGTTAAATGTTGGTCGATTCCATCCGATCGAAAAAAGCTTACAATTCCTGGCCGACGCCCTGCCCTTCATTGTTTTGGGTGTGCGGGAAGAGGTAGTGGCACTCTATTTCGTTTTTTACGCTGTAAATGGCTTCTTTCAACACTGTAATATCGAGCTGCGATTTGGATTTCTGAATTACATCATCAGCAGCGCAGAGCTGCACCGCTGGCACCATTCGCGCTTGATTGAAGAATCAAATGCCAATTATGGCAATAATATCATCATTTGGGATATCCTTTTCGGGACATATTTCTTCCCGAGGGACCGTTTGGTCGGTGAACTAGGTTTGTTTAATAAAGACTACCCCTTGGATTTTAAATCCCAACTTAGGACCCCGTTTGCCGGCAACATTGATAGTCAAGCCCTCCCCCTTCTCAAGTACAGGGATATCGCGATGAATGGGTTATTAAAGCTGCGGATGATTCATATTCGCTTTCGGTATTATGCACCGTATGTGCGCAGCGCACGCGAACCCTGGAAGGTTCAGGAAAATCTGCTTCACAAAATTCTGCAACAGAACAGGAATACCCGTTTCGGAAAAGAGCATTCTTTTGAAAAGATTAAGAATTACGCGCAGTTCAAAGAGTTTGTCCCGGTACATGATTATGAGCAGTTGAGACCTTACTTCGAGGAACAGGAGAAGACCGGGGAATCCGTTATCCACGCCGACATGCCTATTATGTATAACGAGACCAGCGGGACCACAGGAAAGCCAAAATACATACCTGTGATGGAGGAAACCATATCGAACTTGCGAAAAAGTCAACGGATTTTTTCTTATGTGCAATATAGAATTAAGCCCGAGGCATTCTATGGCAAATTACTGGGCATTGTAAGTCCGGCCAATGAGGGTACCCGGGAAAGCGGAATTCCCTTCGGTTCGGCGTCGGGACTGATTTACAAAACCATGCCCAAAATCATCCGCGGCAAGTATGTTTTGCCTGCGGAGGTTTTTGAGATCAAAGATTACGACACCAAATACTACACCATCATGCGACTCGCCCTGGCACAGAAGGACATCACCTATCTGGCAAGCGCCAATCCTTCCACCTTTCACCGTCTGCTGGAAGTGATGAACGAACAGCAGGACTTGCTGCTGCAGGATATCAAAAGCGGGACCATTGCCTTTTTAGACAAAATGGCACCGGCCATAGCGTCGAAGCTCAAACAAAGTGTCAAGCCAAATCCAAAGCGAGCTGCTGAGCTGGCGGAGATATTTAGCTCTATTGAGTCTGTTGGTTTTTCACAGGTGTGGCCTTACTTAAAGATCGTTACGACCTGGACAGGTGGCAGCTGTGGCATTGCCCTGAGTAGTCTTTTGCCAAAGTTTCCCCGGGATGCCGAAGTGGTTGAACTGGGATATATGTCCAGCGAATTCCGGGGGACCATCACTATCGATCTGGCAACAAATGCCGGTCTGCCGACCATCCGGGAAAACTTTTTTGAATTTGTAGAAAAGGAAAAATGGGAACAAAATGATAAAGTGTTCTTAACCATCGAACAACTTGAACACGACCAGGAATATTACCTGGTCGTGACCACGAAAGCCGGCCTGTATCGATATGACATGAATGATATCGTCACGGTGACCGGCAAATTCCAGAATACACCCACTTTAAAGTTTGTGCAGAAGGGGAAGGGGGTCACCAATATTACCGGAGAAAAGTTGTACGAAAGCCAGGTGATTCTGGCAATGCAAAAAGCGGAACAAACATTCGGTTGCCATTTTCGGTTTTATCAAATGCTGGCTAACCAAGTGTCTTCAGGTTATGAACTATATTTCGAATTAGGCGACAAAACGGCAATCGATGATAACAAAATCTCTGCATATTTAGATGAGCAGCTTGGCCTGTTAAACTTAGAGTACCAGGTCAAGCGCGAGAGTAACCGGCTAAAACCGATAAATGTTTTTTCCTTGCGCCAGGGAACCTTTGAGCGATTTAAGACAGCATGCTTGCAGGGAGGCCAGCGGGAAGGCCAGTTCAAAACAATCGTACTACAATATAAGAAAGACATCCTTTTTGATTTCCATGCGCATATAATGGAATAA
- a CDS encoding sterol desaturase family protein: protein MDSFLIFFEQMPVWQKFVWVLGCLIFCWLLEGNYPLFQFDYQKWKHGGVNLVFFLGIGIINLIFGIATVGVFEWVQQNEIGLLFIIDLPIWAELLIAVLLLELVAQYFVHYLMHRIKWLWKLHMVHHSDTKVDATTGTRHHPGDYILRELFALVAIILIGAPIAFYFFFRICTIFFTYVTHANISMPNWLDKSLSWIFITPNMHKFHHHFKLPWTDANFGNMFSIWDRIFGTMVYDDPKKVRYGLDFLDGTPDENILFLLKMPFDKNISSD, encoded by the coding sequence ATGGACTCCTTCTTAATTTTCTTCGAGCAGATGCCGGTATGGCAGAAGTTTGTCTGGGTTTTAGGTTGTTTAATCTTTTGTTGGTTACTCGAGGGTAACTATCCACTATTTCAATTTGATTATCAAAAATGGAAACATGGTGGGGTTAATTTAGTATTTTTTTTGGGCATAGGAATCATCAACCTTATTTTCGGAATTGCTACCGTGGGCGTATTTGAGTGGGTCCAGCAGAATGAAATTGGATTATTGTTTATTATTGATCTGCCTATCTGGGCTGAATTGCTCATCGCCGTTTTACTATTGGAGCTGGTAGCACAGTATTTCGTCCATTATCTTATGCACAGGATAAAATGGCTGTGGAAGCTTCATATGGTTCATCATAGTGACACGAAAGTGGATGCTACCACCGGCACTCGTCATCATCCAGGTGACTATATTCTGCGTGAATTATTTGCCTTGGTCGCCATAATTCTTATTGGTGCTCCCATCGCATTCTACTTCTTTTTTAGAATATGCACCATCTTCTTCACGTATGTCACCCATGCAAATATATCGATGCCAAACTGGTTGGATAAATCCCTAAGTTGGATTTTTATAACGCCCAATATGCACAAATTTCATCATCACTTTAAGCTGCCATGGACTGATGCCAACTTTGGCAATATGTTCTCAATTTGGGATCGTATTTTTGGAACAATGGTCTACGATGACCCCAAAAAAGTAAGGTATGGCTTAGATTTTCTTGACGGTACGCCAGATGAAAATATTCTCTTCCTATTGAAGATGCCCTTTGATAAGAATATAAGTAGTGATTGA
- a CDS encoding ankyrin repeat domain-containing protein: protein MIEAGADVNYKNNEGSTALITAAFFCRTEIVKILLENSADKNARNNAGSTALESVASPFDAVKGIYDGLGAALKPLGLELNYEQIMATRPKIAEMLR, encoded by the coding sequence TTGATCGAAGCCGGGGCCGATGTGAACTACAAAAACAACGAAGGATCAACTGCACTTATCACCGCCGCTTTTTTCTGCCGCACCGAAATCGTAAAGATTCTGCTGGAGAATAGCGCTGACAAAAATGCAAGAAATAATGCTGGAAGCACTGCGTTGGAATCCGTTGCAAGTCCTTTCGATGCTGTCAAAGGTATCTACGATGGCCTCGGAGCTGCCCTTAAGCCCCTGGGATTGGAACTGAACTACGAGCAGATTATGGCGACTCGCCCAAAGATTGCTGAGATGCTGCGATAG
- a CDS encoding T9SS type A sorting domain-containing protein: protein MKYKKLLFLVFILSFTAASYADIIPKDLLNRKFEPIVVKANSMQALWGLSISQLFLYAYDADLAAWRIVPFQIDERNNTTGSYHEVDDGILDSNEEIVFMLKSLGDKVPVDLWRQDTDLTRICIEVVDTLRNQKGWVYLYHSASIDDFVFEDYMAYDAENDKVLSKYYEVGFDPGFGLPTNYTITEMGGGTNVDILDRFKVRILVDSDIGKIPINEDNIKMQEILPFFNSKVRFRRNMVVKIELKVTFGFITIPIELGPYEFPIDFYPYCMRGVFEIPLKFDDAPIDVNPKIKSMRTSNDYGINSIGMYFYNFFNSSQQTANLIDGIGTNTGIDRTLVVPGYNWMMVTGAPGTVLNINFVSDIGDSQELYFWDSFTGGRMDGVVGIGDTRTQGDSGILISGNNITGSFILGLTTYFLPPIENIVLSKSSGSFLATPMELGETLQANVASPPVVNSITEQIPLAVELADFYAIASKRDIQLHWRTVSETNNIGFELQRKSESVSYIDIAFIPGQGTITQPHDYSFTDFEVSGGKYFYRLKQIDNNGSFMYSDEIEVILAIPTDFALLQNYPNPFNPTTTLEFELATDGPVKLNIYNLAGQFMTTAFNQQKPAGRYRVQINAENWPSGIYFARLRAGGKVLTRKMLLLE from the coding sequence ATGAAATACAAAAAATTGCTATTTTTGGTTTTCATCCTATCCTTTACTGCCGCATCGTATGCAGATATAATCCCCAAAGACTTGCTTAACAGAAAGTTTGAACCCATCGTTGTAAAAGCTAATTCCATGCAGGCCTTGTGGGGGCTTTCCATTTCTCAACTTTTCCTTTATGCCTACGATGCGGACTTGGCTGCCTGGCGGATTGTTCCATTTCAAATCGATGAACGCAACAATACCACCGGCTCCTATCATGAAGTGGATGATGGGATATTGGATTCAAATGAAGAAATAGTTTTTATGTTGAAGTCATTGGGAGACAAAGTTCCGGTTGATTTATGGCGGCAAGATACCGATCTGACCCGAATTTGCATCGAAGTAGTTGACACGCTGCGCAACCAGAAGGGATGGGTTTACCTTTACCATTCTGCATCTATAGATGATTTTGTTTTTGAAGATTACATGGCTTATGATGCGGAGAATGACAAAGTCTTATCCAAATATTATGAAGTCGGTTTTGATCCGGGTTTTGGATTACCCACAAATTATACGATTACGGAAATGGGCGGGGGTACGAATGTAGATATCCTCGATCGCTTCAAAGTTCGGATATTGGTTGATAGTGACATTGGTAAGATTCCTATTAATGAAGATAATATTAAGATGCAGGAAATTCTGCCATTTTTTAATTCGAAAGTCCGGTTCCGTCGCAACATGGTTGTTAAAATTGAACTAAAGGTGACATTTGGATTCATTACTATTCCCATCGAACTGGGCCCTTATGAATTCCCAATTGATTTTTACCCGTATTGCATGCGAGGCGTTTTTGAAATTCCGCTAAAATTTGATGATGCTCCAATCGATGTTAATCCTAAGATTAAATCAATGCGGACATCAAACGATTACGGTATCAATTCAATTGGCATGTATTTTTATAATTTCTTCAATTCAAGCCAGCAAACAGCAAATCTTATCGATGGGATTGGCACCAACACTGGCATAGACAGGACACTTGTTGTGCCTGGTTATAATTGGATGATGGTAACCGGGGCGCCAGGGACAGTGCTAAATATAAACTTTGTATCTGATATCGGCGATAGCCAGGAACTCTATTTTTGGGATAGCTTTACCGGTGGAAGAATGGATGGTGTGGTAGGAATCGGCGATACAAGAACCCAGGGCGATTCCGGGATATTAATTAGCGGAAACAACATTACCGGGTCGTTTATTCTTGGGTTAACGACTTACTTTTTGCCCCCTATTGAAAATATTGTTTTGTCTAAAAGCTCGGGCTCATTTTTAGCTACACCCATGGAACTTGGCGAAACTTTACAAGCCAATGTTGCGAGTCCACCGGTAGTGAATAGTATAACCGAACAAATACCCCTGGCGGTTGAGCTTGCCGATTTTTACGCTATTGCATCCAAACGAGATATCCAACTCCATTGGCGCACGGTGAGCGAAACCAATAACATTGGGTTTGAATTGCAAAGGAAATCCGAAAGTGTTTCTTATATTGACATCGCTTTTATTCCAGGGCAAGGAACCATTACCCAGCCACATGATTATTCTTTTACGGATTTTGAAGTTTCGGGAGGGAAATACTTTTACCGACTCAAACAAATTGACAACAATGGCTCCTTCATGTATTCCGATGAGATAGAAGTGATCCTTGCAATACCAACAGATTTTGCTCTTTTGCAAAATTACCCCAATCCTTTTAATCCCACGACTACCCTGGAATTCGAGTTAGCTACTGATGGACCCGTTAAATTAAATATTTATAATCTCGCCGGCCAATTCATGACAACCGCGTTCAATCAACAAAAGCCGGCTGGCCGTTATCGTGTCCAAATAAATGCTGAAAATTGGCCATCCGGAATCTATTTCGCCAGATTGCGTGCAGGCGGCAAGGTACTAACCCGTAAAATGCTACTATTGGAATGA
- a CDS encoding TIGR01777 family protein codes for MRVIITGATGFIGRALTERLLLHSHEVIALTRNLKSAKKIFDPQVITVEWDGKSTTGWQTYVDKTDAIVNLSGRNIGKSLWTKSVKEELLQSRLNAGLAVSNAIRDAKQKPKVLVQASAIGYYGSREDEELTENSSTGEGFLAALTQEWENSTKDVEELGVRRVCIRTGLVLGSGGGVLPKLMLPFRFFVGGPSGSGRQWLSWIHLEDEVNIILRILEEDQFSGIYNLTAPNPETMRNFCKHLGKAMRRPSWLPVPAFLLKGIMGEMADETILTNQKVIPKRLLDAGFSFQFGEVGKALNSILH; via the coding sequence ATGCGTGTAATCATCACAGGTGCAACAGGTTTCATTGGTCGTGCTCTCACAGAACGTCTTCTCCTTCATTCTCATGAAGTGATTGCTCTCACAAGAAATCTCAAAAGTGCCAAAAAGATTTTCGATCCGCAAGTAATCACTGTTGAGTGGGATGGCAAGTCCACAACCGGTTGGCAAACTTATGTAGATAAAACAGATGCAATCGTCAATCTTTCCGGACGGAATATCGGTAAAAGTTTATGGACCAAATCGGTAAAAGAAGAATTGCTGCAAAGCCGGTTAAATGCAGGTCTGGCTGTTAGCAATGCAATAAGAGATGCAAAACAAAAGCCAAAGGTTTTGGTGCAGGCTTCTGCGATTGGATATTATGGTTCAAGAGAAGATGAGGAACTTACCGAAAATTCTTCAACGGGCGAAGGTTTTTTGGCGGCGCTCACACAGGAATGGGAAAATTCAACAAAAGATGTCGAAGAGCTTGGGGTTCGCCGAGTTTGTATTCGTACAGGGCTTGTTCTGGGTTCCGGGGGTGGAGTACTGCCAAAGTTAATGCTGCCTTTTCGATTTTTTGTCGGCGGGCCTTCTGGCAGTGGCAGGCAATGGCTTTCCTGGATCCACCTCGAAGATGAGGTCAATATTATTCTCCGGATTTTAGAAGAAGATCAGTTTTCTGGGATTTACAATCTAACCGCACCAAACCCGGAAACCATGCGGAATTTCTGTAAGCATCTTGGTAAAGCCATGAGACGTCCATCATGGTTGCCGGTTCCGGCTTTTTTGCTGAAAGGAATAATGGGAGAAATGGCAGATGAAACCATCCTGACTAACCAAAAAGTAATTCCTAAAAGGCTTTTGGATGCCGGTTTTTCTTTTCAATTCGGGGAAGTTGGCAAGGCGTTGAATTCGATACTACACTAA